One window from the genome of Acinetobacter sp. ANC 7912 encodes:
- a CDS encoding tetratricopeptide repeat protein: MWFLLVLILGIVALGIWMWKRPDPVTRDQARAVQHDLWIEQIEAQLKLADRLCSDTQQPNYERAYQIYQDLAKQQDLPQAYMGMGLMQLKGQGRPQSIENAISLLENAYRLGSDEAAYHLGQIYDGNRYQCLDQEKALYWYRHAVARGNLEAQYRITELSEQDHAVAEQHRLQLLIQNAEQGHAGSQYQLAQHFLADTAARDLSLGIHYLFQAAQKDHPEAIQQIAERYAQGNILPQDQVQALRFIKQSINLGDQDGLYDYYAGVLLGTIDVDQRQRVLQHLQQQSYEHKDAQAKTLLGLAYFYGWFVDKNETMAFRYWNEAANSQFIPALCIIAALYYESYLVVPEPEKAFGLYQAAYELDPQYFYSQMGLALCYLNGMGTVKDTAKATQMIQQMAEQHWHITAKNEADLTYVVGRFYSQPEYSLPTREKAIQYLNQAVNKGSAEAAWYLYQTLSGIYPVFTVDAVQAKRYLHQAAQLGHAQAQATLGVMYLKGEGVEKQDTSLGLNYLKQAAAQHNDVALNALGEALEQGIGVEVNLDQAIQLYHQAAALANADAYSHLGRLYTKGIGVERDVATARQWLERGALLGHKASQEQLNNLNAYLQMKNSLV, from the coding sequence TCAGGCCCGCGCGGTACAACATGACCTGTGGATTGAACAGATTGAGGCACAGCTCAAACTTGCCGATCGCTTGTGTTCGGATACGCAGCAGCCGAATTATGAGCGTGCTTATCAGATCTATCAGGATCTGGCAAAACAGCAGGATCTTCCGCAGGCCTATATGGGCATGGGGCTGATGCAGCTCAAAGGTCAGGGCCGTCCACAAAGTATCGAAAATGCCATCAGTCTGCTGGAAAATGCGTATCGTCTTGGCAGTGATGAAGCCGCCTATCATCTGGGACAAATTTATGATGGCAACCGTTATCAGTGTCTAGATCAGGAAAAGGCGTTGTACTGGTACCGTCATGCTGTAGCACGCGGAAATCTGGAAGCCCAGTACCGAATTACCGAACTCTCTGAACAGGATCATGCTGTGGCCGAACAGCACCGCCTGCAATTGTTGATCCAGAATGCCGAGCAAGGGCATGCGGGATCGCAATATCAGCTGGCACAACATTTTCTGGCGGATACTGCAGCACGAGATTTGAGTCTGGGGATTCATTATCTGTTTCAGGCGGCGCAAAAGGATCATCCGGAAGCCATTCAACAGATTGCTGAGCGGTATGCTCAAGGCAATATCTTGCCGCAGGATCAGGTACAGGCACTACGTTTTATCAAACAGAGCATTAATCTCGGTGATCAGGATGGTTTATACGATTACTATGCCGGTGTGCTACTCGGTACGATTGATGTGGACCAGCGTCAGCGTGTGCTACAGCATTTGCAGCAACAGTCCTATGAGCATAAAGATGCTCAGGCCAAAACATTGCTCGGGCTAGCTTATTTTTATGGCTGGTTTGTCGATAAGAACGAAACTATGGCTTTCCGCTACTGGAATGAAGCGGCCAATAGCCAGTTTATTCCAGCTTTATGCATCATTGCAGCGCTGTATTATGAATCTTATCTGGTAGTACCAGAACCTGAAAAAGCTTTTGGTCTGTATCAGGCTGCATATGAGCTTGACCCACAATATTTCTATAGTCAAATGGGCTTGGCACTATGCTATTTGAATGGCATGGGGACAGTCAAAGATACTGCTAAAGCGACCCAGATGATTCAGCAGATGGCCGAGCAGCATTGGCATATCACAGCCAAGAATGAGGCTGATCTGACTTATGTGGTAGGGCGTTTCTATAGCCAACCAGAATATTCATTACCAACCCGCGAAAAAGCCATTCAATATCTGAATCAGGCAGTGAATAAAGGGTCAGCTGAGGCAGCCTGGTATCTGTATCAGACATTGTCTGGTATCTATCCGGTATTCACTGTAGATGCAGTACAAGCCAAACGTTATCTGCATCAAGCCGCACAATTGGGCCATGCTCAGGCACAAGCGACTTTAGGGGTGATGTACCTGAAAGGTGAAGGTGTAGAAAAACAGGATACCAGCTTGGGTCTAAATTACTTAAAACAGGCAGCTGCGCAGCACAATGATGTTGCTTTAAATGCTTTGGGCGAAGCCTTGGAACAAGGCATTGGTGTAGAAGTGAATCTGGATCAGGCGATTCAGCTTTATCATCAGGCTGCAGCCTTGGCCAATGCCGATGCCTATAGTCATCTGGGACGACTCTATACCAAAGGAATTGGAGTAGAACGTGATGTGGCGACAGCACGTCAATGGTTGGAAAGAGGGGCATTGTTAGGACATAAAGCTTCACAGGAACAGCTGAATAATTTAAATGCCTATCTGCAGATGAAAAACAGTCTGGTATAA